The DNA window ACGGGCTCGTCGAGGACGATCTCGCCGGCATCTACGGCAGCGATCTCGAGGCGACCTGGGCGGGGCCGGCACTGGGCGAGGAGACGATCAGCACGACGATGTCCGGTGCGTGGGTCGTCTCCACGCTGGAACAGGAGTACAGCGAGGTCTACAAGGCGACCGAGGTCGGGATGCCGGTTCCGGAGGGCGGCGAGACGGCGACCGTCGTGTTCACGACGGCGTGGGCCGCGTCCGCGAACTCGAACGAGCCCGAAGCCGCCGCCGAACTCGTGAAATCCCTCACCAACGAGGAGGGGATGTGGGACTGGGTCAGCACCGGCACTTCGCTGCCCTCGCGGCAGTCGCTGCTGGACCGCGACTTCTACGACGACCGGCCGTTGCTGTCCGGGCTTGGCGATCTCGCCGAATCCGGTCAGGCGCTGGTGTTCGGACCGCAGACCACGGCCATCCTCGACACGATCATGACGGAAGCCGAGGCGGTGCTGACCGGCAACAAGAGCCCCGAGGACGCCATGAAAGCAGCCGAACGGCAGATCAACAGCGAGCTATAGGATGGGACGGACGACGCTCGACGGAGTGACCAAGCGGTTCGCGGGCGAGCACGACGAGGTGGTCGCGGTCGACGATCTGTCGCTCGAGATCCGGGACGGGGAGTTCCTCGTTCTCGTCGGTCCCTCCGGCTGTGGGAAGTCGACCACCCTCCGCACCATCGCCGGGCTGGAGACGGTCACCGAGGGTGAGATCAGGATCGGCGAACGCGAGGTCACCGGCGTCAAACCGAAAGACCGTGACATCGCGATGGTGTTCCAGAACTACGCGCTGTATCCACAGAAGACCGTTCGTGGCAACATGCGTTTCGGGCTCGCGATGACGACCGACCTCGACGACAGCGAGATCGAGCGACGCGTCGAGGAGGCCGCCGACCTGCTCGACATCACGGAGCTGCTGGACCGGCGGCCACGGGCGCTCTCGGGCGGCCAACAGCAGCGGGTCGCGCTCGGCCGGGCGATCGTCCGCGATCCGGCCGTCTTCCTGATGGACGAACCGCTCTCGAATCTCGACGCGAAACTCCGCACCCAGATGCGGACGGAGCTCCAGGAGCTCCACGACGAACTCGGGGCGACGACGGTCTACGTCACCCACGACCAGACCGAGGCGATGACGATGGGCGACCGGATCGCCGTGCTCGACGGGGGACGACTCCAGCAGGTCGGCACGCCGCTCGAACTCTACTACGAGCCGGCGAATCGGTTCGTCGCCACGTTCATCGGCTCCCCGTCGATGAACACCATCGAGGGCACGTTCGACGACGAGGCGCTCGTCTTCCCCGGCTTCACCTACCCGCTGACCGACGACCAGCGCGAGGCGCTGGCGGCGGGGCTCACCGGCGAAGCGGTCACGCTGGGGATCCGCCCGGAGGACATCCGCCTCGACGCCGAGAGTGGACCGCGGAGCGCCGAGTTCACCGCTAGCATCGTCGAGCCGATGGGCAACGAGAACGTCCTCCACCTCGATCACGAGATGGGCGAACTCGTCGCGACCGTCGGCGGCGGCCAGCTCGTCAGGGAGGGCGATACCGTTCGTGCAACGCTCCCCGCCGACCACGTTCACGCCTTCGACGGCGAAACCGGCGAGGCGCTGTTCAATCGGACCCGAACCGAGGAGACCGCCACCGGCGTGATCGGGACGGCCGGCGGGAGCGACGGAACCGGTGACCGGTCGTCGGGAGTCGGGAGCGTCGGGGGTGGCTCGTCGTGAGCACGCTCGACGACTCGATCAGTTCCTCGATCGGGCGTGCCGCGTCGGCAGTTCGGAACGCGGTGGGGCGCGTCACCGACCGTCCGACCGAGGAGAACAACTTCGCCGGGCTCCTGTTCGTTCTCCCGAACGTGATCGTGTTCACGCTGTTCTTGCTGGGACCGATCGTCTACGCGCTCGTCCTCTCCTTTCAGGAGTGGAACCTGTTTCTCGGCACCGGCGAACTCACCTGGGTGACGCTGTTCGGCGTCAGGCTCCCGCTCGGGAACTACGCCGATATCCTCCAGCCGTGGCCGTGGGAGAACAACTGGGGGGCGCTCAGAAGTCCGTCGTTCAACCTGTGGTGGTTCGCGGTCCGGAACACGGCGCTGTACACGATCGTCGTGGTGCCGACCCAGATCGTCGGGGGCTTTCTGGTCGCGCTCGCCCTCGACAGCCGCATTCGTGGCAAGAAGGTCTTCCGCACCGCCTTCTTCGTTCCCGTCATGCTGTCGGCGGCCGCCAGCGGCGTGATCTGGCGGTGGGTGCTCTCGAAGAACGGCGTCGTCAACGAGTTCCTCCGGCCGCTCGGGCTGGCCCACGACTGGGCGAACAGCCCCGAAACCGCGCTCGGCGCGCTGATGCTCATCGGGCTGTGGGGCGGGATCGGGTTCAACATGATCCTCTATCTCGCCGGGCTCCAGAACATCCCCGACGAGCTGTACGAGGCCGCCCGGATCGACGGCGCGAGCGGTCTCCAACGGATCCGTCACGTCACGTGGCCGAACCTCCGCAACACCCACTTCTTCGTCACGGTGCTCGCGATCATCGGCACCTTCCAGGTGTTCGGGATCGCGCTGGCGTTCGCGGAGGGCGGCCCGGCCCGCGCGACGACCACGGTCGTCGTGCTCATCTACGAGACGGCGTTCGATCAGAGCAGCTTCGGCCGCGCGACGGCGATGGCCTTCCTGCTGTTCGCCGTCGTCTTCGTGTTCAGCTACTACCGCTATCGGATCGAACAGCAGGACGAGGTGGCATACTGATGTCGAAATCGAGCTACGACTACCCCGGCTACGAACGCTCCGGCTCCCGGTACTGGGCGAAGACCACGATCCTGTACGGCGGCATCACCTTCGGTGCGCTGCTCTGGTCGCTCCCGCTCTGGTGGATGCTCTCGACCGCGCTTTCGGGGAATCCGACCGGCGCGTCGGTGTCGTTCATCCCGGCCGAGCCAACCCTGGCGAACTTCGAGGAGCTGTTCGCGACCGAACCGGTCGGCCGCTGGTTCTTCAACTCGATCGTGTTCGCCGGCAGCGTCACGGCGTTCAACCTCGTCTTCGACAGTCTCGCGGGCTACGCGCTGGCGAAGATCGAGTTCGTCGGCCGCGAGAAGCTGTTCCTCCTGTTCGTCGCGACGATCATGGTGCCGGCGATGGTGACGCTCATCCCCGTGTACGTCCTCCTCGCGGAGCTGGGCTGGGTGAACACCTATCAGGGGCTGATCGCGCCGTTGATCGCCCAGCCGATCGGGATCTTCCTGCTGCGCCAGCACTTCATGAACCTCCCGTCGTCGCTCGGCGACGCGGCCAAGATCGACGGCTGCAACGAGTTCCAGACGTTCTACAAGGTGTACCTGCCGCTGGCGAAGCCCGCGCTGGCGACGCTCGGGATCTACACGTTCGTTACGACGTGGAAGAACTTCGAGTGGCCGCTGATCATCGCCAGCGACGAGTCGATGTACACGCTGCCGGTCGCGCTGTTCGCCGTCCGGAACCAGTACTTCACCGAGTGGGGGCTGGTGATGGCCGCCGCCGCGGTCATCGTGCTCCCGGTCATCGCCGTGTTCCTCTCGGCGCAGAAGTACTTCATCCGCGGGATGACGC is part of the Halococcus agarilyticus genome and encodes:
- a CDS encoding ABC transporter ATP-binding protein, with the translated sequence MGRTTLDGVTKRFAGEHDEVVAVDDLSLEIRDGEFLVLVGPSGCGKSTTLRTIAGLETVTEGEIRIGEREVTGVKPKDRDIAMVFQNYALYPQKTVRGNMRFGLAMTTDLDDSEIERRVEEAADLLDITELLDRRPRALSGGQQQRVALGRAIVRDPAVFLMDEPLSNLDAKLRTQMRTELQELHDELGATTVYVTHDQTEAMTMGDRIAVLDGGRLQQVGTPLELYYEPANRFVATFIGSPSMNTIEGTFDDEALVFPGFTYPLTDDQREALAAGLTGEAVTLGIRPEDIRLDAESGPRSAEFTASIVEPMGNENVLHLDHEMGELVATVGGGQLVREGDTVRATLPADHVHAFDGETGEALFNRTRTEETATGVIGTAGGSDGTGDRSSGVGSVGGGSS
- a CDS encoding carbohydrate ABC transporter permease is translated as MSTLDDSISSSIGRAASAVRNAVGRVTDRPTEENNFAGLLFVLPNVIVFTLFLLGPIVYALVLSFQEWNLFLGTGELTWVTLFGVRLPLGNYADILQPWPWENNWGALRSPSFNLWWFAVRNTALYTIVVVPTQIVGGFLVALALDSRIRGKKVFRTAFFVPVMLSAAASGVIWRWVLSKNGVVNEFLRPLGLAHDWANSPETALGALMLIGLWGGIGFNMILYLAGLQNIPDELYEAARIDGASGLQRIRHVTWPNLRNTHFFVTVLAIIGTFQVFGIALAFAEGGPARATTTVVVLIYETAFDQSSFGRATAMAFLLFAVVFVFSYYRYRIEQQDEVAY
- a CDS encoding carbohydrate ABC transporter permease, with product MSKSSYDYPGYERSGSRYWAKTTILYGGITFGALLWSLPLWWMLSTALSGNPTGASVSFIPAEPTLANFEELFATEPVGRWFFNSIVFAGSVTAFNLVFDSLAGYALAKIEFVGREKLFLLFVATIMVPAMVTLIPVYVLLAELGWVNTYQGLIAPLIAQPIGIFLLRQHFMNLPSSLGDAAKIDGCNEFQTFYKVYLPLAKPALATLGIYTFVTTWKNFEWPLIIASDESMYTLPVALFAVRNQYFTEWGLVMAAAAVIVLPVIAVFLSAQKYFIRGMTLSGMKG